A genomic segment from Methanomicrobia archaeon encodes:
- a CDS encoding NADP-dependent malic enzyme: MNEHENAAANEQLQAANKPNELALEYHTRYAGKIEIGLKAPVTSYDEFAIWYTPGVAVPSRAIHEHREYVYEYTNKGNFVAIVTDGTRVLGLGDVGPEAALPVMEGKAMLFKYLGGVDAFPICLATRDEETIITVVKALAPTFGGINLEDIESPKCYQLLERLQEELTMPVWHDDQQGTALVILAGLINALKLVGKRRDEVTISLIGAGAANITVAKYLHLAGARWEHMIMVDSKGILNPARTDVRANARKWAICQQTNREGRSGGIPEAMRDTDVCIALSTPGPGVIRKEWVAQMADEAILFAAANPVPEIWPWEAEEAGARIVATGRSDFKNQINNSLGFPAVFRGALDVRATCITDEMCIAAAGAIARYAEEQGLQEDAIIPSMEEREMYVREACAVGLKAIAQGVADRQLSAAAVESAVRAHLYPGLAKTL, from the coding sequence ATGAACGAGCACGAGAACGCAGCGGCGAACGAGCAGTTGCAGGCGGCGAACAAGCCGAACGAGCTTGCTCTGGAGTACCATACGCGTTACGCCGGCAAGATAGAAATCGGGCTGAAGGCGCCCGTTACCAGTTACGACGAGTTCGCGATCTGGTACACGCCCGGCGTTGCGGTTCCCAGTCGTGCAATCCATGAGCACCGTGAGTATGTGTACGAGTACACGAACAAGGGTAACTTCGTGGCCATCGTTACGGATGGCACGCGCGTGCTGGGCCTGGGCGATGTGGGCCCAGAAGCGGCGCTGCCCGTGATGGAGGGCAAAGCTATGCTCTTCAAATATCTCGGCGGTGTTGATGCGTTCCCCATCTGCCTGGCCACGAGGGACGAAGAAACGATTATCACCGTTGTAAAGGCGCTCGCACCCACCTTTGGCGGTATTAATTTAGAAGATATCGAGAGCCCAAAATGCTATCAACTGCTCGAGCGGTTACAGGAGGAGCTCACGATGCCGGTCTGGCATGATGACCAGCAGGGCACCGCGCTCGTGATCCTCGCGGGTTTGATCAACGCCCTGAAGCTCGTGGGCAAGCGGCGCGACGAGGTGACCATCTCGCTCATCGGCGCGGGCGCGGCGAATATCACGGTCGCGAAGTATCTGCATCTTGCCGGCGCGCGCTGGGAGCATATGATCATGGTGGATAGCAAAGGGATCCTGAACCCGGCGAGAACGGACGTGCGGGCCAATGCGCGGAAGTGGGCGATCTGCCAGCAGACGAACCGCGAGGGGCGAAGCGGCGGCATTCCCGAAGCGATGCGTGACACCGACGTGTGCATCGCGCTCTCGACACCCGGGCCAGGGGTGATCCGGAAGGAGTGGGTCGCGCAGATGGCCGATGAGGCGATCCTCTTCGCCGCCGCGAATCCGGTCCCCGAGATCTGGCCCTGGGAGGCGGAAGAAGCGGGCGCGCGGATCGTCGCCACCGGGCGGTCAGATTTCAAGAACCAGATCAACAATTCGCTGGGGTTTCCCGCGGTCTTCCGGGGCGCTTTGGACGTGCGTGCAACGTGCATCACGGATGAGATGTGCATCGCGGCTGCCGGTGCGATCGCGCGCTATGCGGAAGAGCAGGGGTTGCAGGAGGATGCGATTATTCCGAGCATGGAGGAGCGCGAGATGTACGTTCGTGAGGCCTGTGCGGTCGGGCTGAAGGCGATCGCGCAGGGCGTTGCAGACCGGCAGCTGAGCGCGGCCGCGGTGGAATCAGCGGTACGGGCGCACCTGTATCCCGGGCTGGCGAAAACTTTATAA
- a CDS encoding fumarate hydratase, with the protein MKRVITPVDAGEVKRLRVGDIVQLSGEVYTARDRAHERIIALARRGADAEIPIPRGAILYHCGPVVRLRGGVWEIIAAGPTTSTRMEAFTPEVVEQLQIRGLIGKGGMGSATKAALARYGCVYFALTGGAAVLAATQVKEVEAVYWEDLGLAEAVWQLRVEDFGPLVVSMDAHGNSLYEEIAEAARRNLRAGTAPSSG; encoded by the coding sequence ATGAAGCGCGTGATCACGCCGGTGGATGCCGGTGAGGTGAAACGACTGCGGGTCGGTGATATCGTGCAGCTCAGTGGCGAGGTCTACACGGCACGCGACAGGGCGCACGAGCGCATTATCGCGCTTGCCCGCCGCGGCGCTGACGCAGAGATCCCGATACCCCGCGGCGCGATACTGTACCACTGCGGGCCGGTGGTGAGACTGCGCGGTGGCGTGTGGGAGATCATTGCTGCGGGCCCGACCACGAGCACGCGCATGGAGGCGTTTACGCCCGAGGTCGTCGAACAGCTTCAGATCCGCGGGCTCATCGGAAAAGGTGGCATGGGCAGCGCGACGAAAGCGGCACTGGCGCGCTATGGCTGCGTGTACTTCGCCCTGACCGGCGGTGCGGCTGTGTTAGCTGCTACGCAAGTCAAAGAAGTAGAAGCGGTCTACTGGGAAGATCTGGGGCTGGCCGAGGCGGTCTGGCAACTCCGAGTGGAAGACTTCGGGCCGCTCGTGGTGAGCATGGATGCGCACGGTAACAGCCTTTATGAGGAGATCGCCGAAGCGGCCCGGCGAAATCTCCGCGCCGGGACAGCACCATCGAGCGGGTAA
- the argJ gene encoding bifunctional ornithine acetyltransferase/N-acetylglutamate synthase — translation MKFEMIKGGICAVKGVRAYGRKDGKFGLTLIAGKGTVAGAFTINKLRAAPTEFTVKQVARGQLSAIIANSGCANCFTGEQGMRNAEKMAELAATALQVPKAEVAVLSTGSIGTQLDMALIERQLGAVLEGVTVEPNGSMAAARGIMTTDTFPKEVAVRIEDESGGSVVIGGIAKGSGMIAPHLNTATMLAVLYTDAAVATETLRSCLQDAVDDSFNMVLVDGDMSTNDSVLVVATGQRGAIGIETFKEGLTVVCQALAKLMARDGEGATKFVEVTVRDAQSVADAREAARAILRSPLVKSAIFGERLDLVCGRTIAALGAACLTGELDQRKLTISIQSNSTEVLAVQNGLFLKLSESERSIMTAKELFLTVDLGTGGGAEATAWGCDLSYDYVKINAAY, via the coding sequence ATGAAGTTCGAGATGATCAAGGGCGGCATTTGCGCGGTCAAAGGCGTCAGAGCATATGGGCGCAAAGACGGGAAGTTCGGCTTGACACTGATAGCGGGCAAAGGCACCGTTGCAGGCGCATTCACAATCAATAAGCTGCGAGCGGCGCCGACTGAGTTCACTGTGAAGCAGGTCGCTCGCGGTCAGTTGAGCGCGATCATAGCGAATAGCGGCTGTGCCAACTGCTTCACCGGCGAGCAGGGAATGCGGAACGCAGAGAAGATGGCAGAGCTTGCGGCAACGGCATTGCAGGTACCGAAAGCTGAGGTCGCGGTGCTTTCAACCGGCTCGATAGGCACGCAACTCGACATGGCGCTGATCGAGCGGCAGCTCGGAGCGGTCCTCGAAGGTGTGACCGTCGAACCAAACGGGAGCATGGCCGCAGCGCGAGGCATCATGACCACCGACACCTTTCCCAAAGAGGTGGCGGTGCGCATCGAGGATGAGAGCGGCGGATCGGTGGTCATTGGCGGCATTGCCAAAGGTTCGGGTATGATTGCGCCGCACTTGAACACGGCCACTATGCTCGCGGTCCTTTACACCGACGCCGCTGTAGCGACTGAAACGCTGCGGAGCTGTCTCCAGGACGCGGTTGACGATTCGTTCAATATGGTCCTTGTGGACGGCGATATGAGCACGAACGATTCCGTGCTGGTCGTTGCCACCGGCCAGCGCGGGGCGATCGGTATAGAAACCTTCAAAGAGGGGTTAACGGTGGTCTGTCAGGCGCTGGCGAAGCTGATGGCGCGGGACGGTGAGGGCGCGACAAAGTTCGTCGAGGTGACGGTACGTGACGCGCAGTCCGTTGCGGATGCCCGTGAAGCTGCACGAGCGATCCTCAGGTCACCGCTGGTGAAGAGTGCTATCTTTGGCGAACGGCTCGACCTCGTTTGCGGCCGTACCATTGCCGCGCTTGGGGCGGCGTGCCTCACCGGTGAACTTGACCAGCGCAAGCTTACCATCAGTATACAGAGTAACAGCACCGAGGTACTCGCCGTGCAGAACGGCCTGTTCCTGAAGCTCTCGGAGTCCGAAAGATCGATCATGACGGCAAAAGAGCTCTTCCTGACCGTGGATCTCGGAACGGGCGGCGGCGCCGAAGCCACTGCATGGGGCTGCGATTTGTCCTATGACTACGTGAAGATCAACGCCGCGTATTAG
- a CDS encoding DUF3795 domain-containing protein has product MVIKIRYPEIGICGLSCRVCPNYLMNTKSRCLGCKSESRMAVGCPFITCAIKKKEVEFCWDCEESKTCEKWRKHRAAGKRVDSFKCYQKLEEDIAFIQKNGVPQFVESQKIREQILREMIQEFNEGRSKSYYCIAATVLEIDEIKELLAKARNDSEGLTIKNKSKLLHSKLDEIATQRKYYLKLRK; this is encoded by the coding sequence ATGGTTATAAAAATTAGATATCCGGAAATTGGAATATGCGGACTTTCTTGCAGAGTTTGTCCTAATTATCTCATGAACACGAAAAGTCGATGTTTAGGCTGCAAAAGTGAGAGCAGAATGGCCGTTGGTTGCCCTTTTATCACTTGTGCAATAAAGAAGAAAGAGGTTGAATTTTGTTGGGATTGTGAAGAGAGCAAAACGTGTGAAAAATGGAGGAAGCATAGAGCAGCAGGGAAAAGGGTTGATTCGTTCAAATGTTACCAAAAACTCGAAGAGGACATTGCCTTTATTCAAAAAAATGGAGTGCCTCAATTTGTAGAATCACAAAAAATAAGAGAACAAATATTAAGAGAGATGATACAAGAATTTAATGAAGGACGTTCAAAAAGTTACTACTGTATTGCAGCTACTGTTTTAGAGATCGATGAAATAAAAGAGTTATTAGCCAAAGCAAGAAATGATTCTGAAGGACTAACAATTAAAAATAAATCAAAATTACTCCATTCCAAATTGGATGAAATTGCTACGCAGAGAAAGTATTATTTGAAGTTAAGGAAATGA
- a CDS encoding aldolase, giving the protein MDGKPREIEQWVRGIILADTVETKQRLAKRIFDIAYERGIFPASINELYMARGRGELSGFTVPAINLRSMTYDLACALFRVAGRNDCGAFIFEIARSEIGYTAQPPIEYAAVVLAAAITEDYSGPVFIQGDHFQVKTNIFKENPDREVTGLQALIVEAIGAGFYNIDIDSSTLVDLSKPDVQHQQKDNYEVCAKLTQFIRSVEPRGVTVSVGGEIGEVGRQNSTPEELRAFMAGYTERMNQGLTGISKISVQTGTSHGGVVLPDGSIAQVKLDFDTLEILAEIAREEYGLAGAVQHGASTLPAEAFHKFPECETAEVHLATEFQNMLYESKHFPTELKAKMYEWLRTNAAHEAKVGETEEQFLYRTRKKAFGPFKKEIMSLPRDVRDAIAAEIEVKFEFIFKQLNAVNNKDFVNEYVTFKRV; this is encoded by the coding sequence ATGGATGGAAAACCGCGAGAGATCGAGCAGTGGGTTAGGGGCATTATCCTGGCTGATACGGTTGAAACAAAGCAGCGGCTGGCCAAACGGATATTTGATATCGCGTATGAGCGCGGGATTTTTCCCGCCAGTATTAACGAGCTCTATATGGCACGGGGTCGAGGCGAACTGAGCGGTTTTACCGTGCCCGCAATAAATCTGAGGAGCATGACGTATGATCTGGCGTGTGCCCTATTCAGAGTGGCCGGGAGGAATGATTGCGGGGCATTCATCTTCGAGATTGCCCGGTCGGAGATTGGTTATACTGCCCAGCCGCCAATTGAATATGCCGCGGTGGTTCTGGCAGCGGCGATAACCGAAGATTACTCAGGCCCGGTTTTTATTCAGGGTGACCATTTCCAGGTAAAGACGAATATTTTTAAGGAGAACCCCGACAGAGAAGTAACAGGTCTGCAGGCCTTGATCGTCGAAGCGATAGGCGCAGGGTTCTACAATATCGACATCGATTCGTCGACACTGGTGGATTTATCCAAACCGGATGTACAGCACCAGCAGAAGGATAATTATGAAGTATGCGCGAAACTCACACAGTTTATCAGAAGCGTGGAGCCGCGCGGAGTTACCGTTTCTGTTGGCGGAGAAATAGGCGAGGTGGGCCGTCAGAATTCCACGCCTGAAGAGCTTCGTGCATTTATGGCCGGTTATACCGAAAGAATGAACCAGGGCTTAACCGGTATCAGCAAGATCTCGGTGCAAACGGGAACCTCCCATGGCGGGGTGGTCTTACCGGACGGATCGATCGCTCAGGTAAAACTCGATTTTGATACCTTGGAGATCTTAGCCGAGATTGCACGCGAAGAATACGGCCTGGCCGGCGCAGTACAGCACGGCGCATCAACGTTACCGGCAGAGGCATTTCATAAATTCCCGGAATGCGAAACTGCCGAAGTACATTTGGCCACGGAATTCCAGAATATGCTGTATGAATCCAAGCATTTTCCGACTGAACTCAAGGCGAAAATGTACGAATGGCTCAGAACTAATGCGGCACATGAAGCAAAGGTCGGTGAGACAGAGGAGCAGTTTTTGTATAGGACACGTAAAAAAGCATTCGGGCCATTCAAAAAAGAGATTATGAGCTTGCCCAGAGATGTACGTGATGCCATTGCAGCAGAAATAGAGGTTAAATTCGAGTTCATATTTAAGCAGCTCAATGCCGTCAATAATAAAGATTTTGTCAATGAATACGTAACTTTTAAACGGGTTTAA
- the pfkA gene encoding 6-phosphofructokinase — protein sequence MKRIAVLTTGGDAPGMNAAIRAVVRTAAYRSVEVLGVFRGWSGLINEELELMDRRTVSGIINQGGTILKTARCREFHTEAGQKRAFETVKKHAIDGMVIIGGNGSFAGAHDFFNRYNVRCIGVPASIDNDINGIDLTFGADTAVNTALRAIDNIRDTSTSMERIFVIEVMGRNTGYIALTVALAGGCEEVIIPERPYDLEAICRDIARGNARGKASWIIVVAEGAASAAEIARKITEMTGRETRPVVLGHIQRGGRPTAYSRDLALRLGGEAVNRLLAGEYDKVVGISDNKIVTVDFEVAIQQKELDVESIHNLIRILT from the coding sequence ATGAAACGAATTGCCGTTTTAACCACCGGCGGAGATGCCCCGGGCATGAATGCCGCCATACGGGCGGTAGTTCGGACTGCAGCATATCGTAGCGTGGAGGTACTGGGCGTTTTCCGCGGCTGGAGTGGTTTGATCAACGAGGAGTTAGAACTTATGGACCGTCGCACAGTTTCTGGTATCATCAATCAGGGTGGGACGATATTAAAGACCGCGCGCTGCCGGGAGTTTCACACAGAAGCTGGGCAGAAGCGGGCGTTTGAGACGGTTAAAAAACATGCTATTGACGGTATGGTCATCATCGGTGGAAACGGCAGTTTTGCCGGGGCACACGATTTTTTTAACAGATACAACGTGCGGTGCATCGGTGTCCCTGCGTCCATTGATAATGATATAAACGGCATCGACTTGACCTTTGGTGCTGATACTGCAGTAAATACCGCTTTGCGTGCCATTGACAATATCCGCGATACATCCACCAGCATGGAGCGGATTTTTGTGATAGAAGTAATGGGCAGGAATACCGGTTATATCGCGCTCACTGTAGCTCTGGCGGGCGGTTGCGAGGAGGTCATTATTCCTGAGCGGCCGTACGATCTCGAAGCCATCTGCCGGGACATTGCCCGGGGGAATGCACGCGGCAAAGCCAGCTGGATCATCGTGGTTGCCGAGGGTGCCGCGTCCGCAGCAGAGATTGCCCGTAAAATTACCGAGATGACAGGACGGGAAACGCGGCCGGTAGTTTTAGGGCATATCCAGCGGGGCGGCAGGCCAACGGCATACAGCCGTGATTTGGCCTTGCGGTTGGGCGGTGAAGCAGTAAATCGCCTCTTAGCGGGAGAGTACGATAAGGTCGTAGGGATCAGTGATAATAAGATTGTTACGGTAGATTTTGAGGTAGCCATTCAGCAAAAAGAGCTGGATGTGGAAAGTATCCACAATCTGATTCGTATTCTAACCTAG
- a CDS encoding DNA primase, translating to MHDVDTTKYVIHANITAEGFVEKSDVVGAIFGQTEGLLGEELDLRDLQKSSRIGRIEVNVESKGGKSSGEILIPSGLDKVETAILAASLETIDRVGPCIAKVAVQKIEDIRATKRKRITERAKQLLHEAVEKGIESELMVSEVKQAVRMEEITNYKGLPAGPNVESSDAILIVEGRADVLNLLKYGIKNTIAVEGTNISPVIAKLSKRKTVTAFVDGDRGGDLILKELLQVADVDYIAATPEGRSVEDMSYKEITKALHNKTPVEQQEYGKKESEREAQRVIPRKRPKELKEEREKLPNPFQSHLDELEGTFKARLLDKDKNVLKETTVRDLAKELKETSDDTNSVVFDGVITQRIVDIAKEKELEYVVGLKIGDVVKMPTSLKVITSESA from the coding sequence ATGCATGATGTAGATACCACGAAATACGTCATTCATGCTAACATCACAGCGGAGGGTTTCGTGGAGAAATCCGATGTGGTGGGTGCAATATTTGGTCAAACGGAAGGTTTATTAGGTGAAGAGCTGGATCTGCGTGACCTGCAGAAGAGCAGCCGAATCGGGCGCATCGAGGTGAATGTGGAGTCGAAAGGTGGAAAGTCCAGTGGCGAGATCCTCATCCCTTCAGGTCTCGATAAAGTGGAGACCGCGATTCTGGCTGCGTCTCTGGAGACGATCGATCGTGTCGGGCCGTGTATAGCGAAGGTGGCCGTACAGAAGATCGAGGACATTCGAGCAACGAAGCGGAAGAGAATAACGGAGCGCGCGAAGCAGCTCCTGCACGAGGCGGTCGAGAAGGGTATTGAGAGCGAATTGATGGTGAGCGAGGTGAAGCAGGCCGTACGAATGGAGGAGATCACGAACTACAAGGGATTGCCGGCGGGCCCGAATGTGGAAAGCTCAGATGCTATTCTTATTGTAGAAGGGCGAGCGGACGTTCTGAATCTGCTGAAATACGGGATCAAGAACACCATAGCGGTGGAAGGCACGAACATCTCGCCGGTGATCGCGAAGTTGAGCAAGCGAAAGACCGTGACCGCATTCGTTGACGGTGATCGCGGCGGCGACCTCATCTTGAAGGAGCTTTTACAGGTCGCTGACGTGGATTATATCGCCGCAACGCCCGAGGGGCGAAGCGTCGAGGACATGAGCTACAAGGAGATAACGAAAGCCCTGCACAACAAAACGCCGGTCGAGCAGCAGGAGTACGGTAAGAAGGAGTCGGAACGGGAGGCACAGCGCGTCATTCCGCGAAAGCGCCCGAAAGAGCTGAAAGAGGAGCGCGAAAAGCTGCCAAACCCGTTCCAATCACATCTCGACGAGCTTGAAGGCACCTTTAAGGCTCGACTTTTGGATAAGGACAAGAACGTGCTCAAGGAGACCACGGTACGAGATCTCGCGAAGGAATTGAAGGAGACGAGCGATGATACGAACAGCGTGGTCTTCGACGGCGTGATCACGCAGCGGATAGTAGATATCGCGAAGGAGAAGGAACTGGAGTACGTGGTGGGCCTCAAGATCGGCGATGTGGTCAAAATGCCGACGTCCCTGAAGGTGATCACCTCAGAATCCGCCTAG
- a CDS encoding proteasome assembly chaperone family protein, producing MDEIELHELKEVKLNEPVMLEGLPGVGNVGKLVAEHIIHELKAEKILELYSWHFPPQVLVESDGTVRLCKNELYACHSKEHDLLILTGDQQSVTNEGHYLIAETLLDIAERFGVSRIYTLGGYGIGHLVERQKVLGAANTVALVEEMKQYGVEFREEEPGGSIVGASGLLLGLGKLREIPAVCLLGLTSGYLVDPKSAQAVLDILVRALHLELDTQALKDRAEEMEKVVDRLKEMEQAQMPRVREEELGYIR from the coding sequence ATGGACGAGATAGAGCTACATGAGCTGAAAGAGGTAAAATTGAACGAGCCGGTGATGCTCGAAGGGCTTCCTGGCGTCGGTAACGTGGGTAAATTGGTCGCTGAGCATATCATTCACGAACTCAAGGCCGAGAAGATTCTCGAGCTCTACTCCTGGCATTTCCCGCCTCAGGTACTGGTCGAGAGCGATGGGACCGTTCGTTTGTGTAAGAATGAGCTCTATGCCTGCCACTCGAAGGAGCACGACCTGTTGATCCTCACCGGTGATCAACAGAGCGTTACTAACGAGGGGCATTATCTCATTGCAGAGACGCTGCTCGATATCGCAGAGCGGTTTGGGGTCTCCCGGATTTATACGCTCGGCGGCTACGGTATCGGGCACCTCGTGGAGCGGCAGAAGGTGCTGGGCGCTGCGAATACCGTTGCGCTCGTCGAGGAGATGAAGCAGTACGGCGTCGAGTTCAGGGAGGAAGAGCCCGGTGGTAGTATCGTCGGCGCCTCCGGTCTCCTGCTCGGGCTCGGTAAATTGCGCGAGATCCCCGCAGTCTGCTTGTTGGGTCTCACGTCTGGCTATCTCGTTGATCCGAAGAGCGCGCAGGCTGTCCTTGACATACTGGTGCGTGCGCTGCATCTTGAGCTGGACACGCAGGCCTTGAAAGATCGTGCCGAGGAGATGGAAAAGGTCGTCGATCGCTTGAAAGAGATGGAGCAAGCGCAGATGCCACGGGTGCGCGAGGAAGAGCTCGGCTACATCCGCTAA
- a CDS encoding RNA-protein complex protein Nop10, which yields MASRIRRCAVCGEYTLQEVCPKCGSGTNRAKPPRFSPQDPYGKYRRMMKYGRDRAT from the coding sequence ATGGCCTCAAGAATAAGGAGATGTGCGGTGTGTGGCGAATATACCTTGCAGGAGGTCTGCCCGAAGTGTGGCAGTGGGACGAATCGAGCGAAACCTCCGCGGTTCTCGCCTCAAGATCCTTATGGCAAATACAGGCGGATGATGAAATATGGACGAGATAGAGCTACATGA
- a CDS encoding translation initiation factor IF-2 subunit alpha yields the protein MVRDEWPEKGDLVICTVQQLESFGAFVTLDEYGNKEGLIHIGQVSSGWVKHLRDHVREGQKIVCKVLFVDTRRGHIDLSLKAVKDAQKRERIKEWKNEKKAKKWLTLALTTPTAAVKAGKEEREAIEVTLLDAYGSLYDAFEDVVREGKSVLIELGIAPEYVDAIDEVAHANVKLPSVQISGYLELKSPLPNGVEVIKEALLTAEALIRAQLSAKAPDETTEGTSVECFYIGAPRYRIRVTAPNYKEAESILSEAATTAISFVKQQGGSGKFFRNLT from the coding sequence ATGGTACGTGACGAGTGGCCGGAGAAGGGTGACTTGGTCATTTGCACCGTGCAGCAGCTCGAGAGTTTTGGCGCCTTTGTCACCCTCGATGAGTACGGCAACAAAGAAGGGCTCATCCACATCGGTCAGGTTTCCTCCGGCTGGGTGAAGCATCTCCGGGATCATGTGCGAGAAGGGCAGAAGATCGTCTGCAAAGTACTCTTTGTGGATACGCGGCGCGGGCACATTGATCTCTCCTTAAAGGCGGTCAAAGACGCGCAGAAGCGGGAGCGGATAAAGGAGTGGAAGAACGAGAAGAAAGCCAAGAAGTGGCTTACCCTTGCGCTTACCACGCCCACCGCGGCCGTTAAAGCAGGAAAGGAGGAGCGGGAGGCGATCGAGGTAACGCTTCTGGATGCCTATGGCAGCTTGTACGACGCCTTTGAGGATGTCGTCCGCGAGGGTAAAAGCGTCCTCATCGAGCTCGGCATCGCCCCGGAGTATGTCGATGCGATCGATGAAGTCGCCCATGCGAACGTGAAACTACCCTCTGTTCAGATCAGCGGCTATCTTGAGCTCAAGTCACCATTACCGAACGGAGTGGAAGTGATCAAGGAAGCGTTGCTCACGGCTGAGGCGCTGATCAGGGCGCAGTTATCGGCAAAAGCTCCGGATGAGACCACTGAGGGCACCAGCGTTGAATGCTTCTACATTGGCGCCCCCCGGTACAGGATTCGGGTCACGGCGCCGAATTACAAGGAGGCAGAGAGCATCTTGAGCGAGGCGGCCACGACTGCTATCTCTTTTGTCAAGCAGCAGGGGGGGTCTGGTAAGTTCTTCCGCAACCTCACATAG
- a CDS encoding 30S ribosomal protein S27e: MEKRTKSKFLRVKCNDCEHEQIVFDHAATRVKCDVCGSTLVEPAGGKAEIKGKIIEVFT; this comes from the coding sequence ATGGAGAAGCGAACAAAGAGCAAATTCCTGCGGGTTAAGTGTAACGACTGCGAGCATGAGCAGATCGTCTTTGATCATGCCGCGACGCGGGTGAAATGCGACGTCTGTGGCAGCACCCTGGTTGAGCCGGCAGGCGGCAAGGCGGAGATCAAAGGCAAGATCATCGAGGTCTTTACGTAA
- a CDS encoding 50S ribosomal protein L44e encodes MKMPKQMRIYCPFCDKHTVHSVEKVKKGRASSLNWIVRQKKRRSGIGNMGKFSKVPGGDKPTKKVFLRYRCSECKKAHQRSGFRVAKLELVE; translated from the coding sequence ATGAAAATGCCAAAGCAAATGCGGATCTACTGCCCGTTCTGCGACAAGCATACCGTTCACAGCGTGGAGAAGGTAAAGAAGGGACGTGCCTCTTCACTCAACTGGATCGTCCGCCAGAAGAAGCGCAGATCCGGTATTGGGAATATGGGTAAGTTCTCAAAGGTTCCCGGCGGCGATAAACCGACCAAGAAGGTCTTCCTCAGGTACCGCTGCTCAGAGTGTAAGAAAGCGCATCAACGGAGCGGCTTTCGCGTTGCTAAGCTTGAATTGGTGGAGTGA
- a CDS encoding DNA replication complex GINS family protein, with product MDIEQLWGILHKERSMATLQELPDGFCEDVGRYIGQLAAEKCAVDERRAELVEDEIRNARMKVEDIVRRRIGKIVKLASSGSRTLPRGMLAAEEEIFTGVKRHVDEGKERLLALMLDQRGSAASAAQSELKRSVQENVPKAQHSVRKAESGSNEEEKEQPQHPGKREEQPKSSWNLFRSTKPTPARERGEELHIVRILDDLPPFMGIDGRIYKLKREDVILLPKTNAEILCKRGVAERFEGEIAPGGGEHDEK from the coding sequence ATGGACATCGAGCAGCTCTGGGGGATCCTGCATAAGGAAAGAAGCATGGCGACACTTCAGGAATTGCCCGATGGATTCTGCGAGGACGTCGGGCGCTACATCGGGCAGTTGGCGGCTGAGAAGTGCGCGGTGGACGAGCGTCGAGCTGAACTCGTGGAGGATGAGATTCGCAACGCGCGCATGAAGGTCGAGGATATCGTGCGGCGGCGCATCGGCAAGATCGTGAAGCTCGCCAGCTCCGGCTCCAGAACTCTTCCGCGGGGAATGCTGGCCGCGGAGGAGGAGATCTTCACGGGCGTCAAACGTCACGTGGATGAGGGTAAGGAGCGCTTGTTAGCCCTGATGCTCGATCAGCGAGGAAGCGCCGCGTCAGCAGCGCAGAGCGAGCTGAAACGGTCTGTTCAGGAAAACGTACCGAAAGCGCAGCATAGCGTGCGGAAGGCCGAGAGCGGATCGAATGAAGAAGAAAAAGAGCAGCCGCAGCATCCGGGAAAGCGAGAAGAGCAGCCAAAATCGTCCTGGAACCTTTTCAGGTCCACCAAGCCCACCCCGGCCAGGGAACGCGGCGAGGAGTTGCACATCGTTCGGATCCTGGATGATCTCCCGCCCTTCATGGGGATTGACGGGAGAATTTATAAACTCAAAAGAGAAGATGTTATACTGTTGCCGAAGACCAACGCTGAGATCCTTTGCAAGCGCGGTGTTGCAGAGCGTTTCGAAGGTGAAATCGCGCCTGGTGGAGGTGAGCACGACGAAAAATGA